One region of Pararhizobium qamdonense genomic DNA includes:
- a CDS encoding DctP family TRAP transporter solute-binding subunit: MKHFTIRSLIAAAALMTASIAHSETLTLSTPDADASEITLAAKKFAEIVSTKTNGELTIKVFPNGTLYGGDPSAGVKQLAGGSLDMLLNSTSLYATFNPKFTAIAIPYQFRNIEQLRAYLDSDLGQELQSDLGNIGIKGVDLWSRPLRQITNSKLPITSPADMKGMKLRVPNNPLWVEFFGAMGAAPTPMAFAEVYNALQLKVVDGQENPINVPVSAKLYEVQKYATISNHIADAWVLGMNPARYDGLSDAFKAALNDAAMETEAWKAENDAADIEKSIATLKANGMEVNELTDDQRKAFVDVAAGLEEKFSALVKDQSFFDRTRAFATTN; this comes from the coding sequence ATGAAACACTTTACGATTCGCAGCCTGATCGCCGCAGCCGCTCTCATGACAGCTTCGATCGCCCACTCGGAAACCCTGACGCTGTCCACGCCGGACGCGGACGCGTCGGAAATCACGCTCGCTGCAAAGAAATTTGCCGAGATCGTATCCACCAAGACCAATGGCGAACTCACCATCAAGGTCTTCCCGAACGGCACGCTCTATGGCGGCGACCCGTCGGCAGGGGTGAAGCAGCTGGCCGGCGGCTCGCTGGATATGCTGCTCAATTCGACATCGCTCTACGCGACCTTCAATCCCAAGTTCACGGCGATCGCGATACCCTACCAGTTCCGCAATATCGAGCAGTTGCGGGCCTATCTCGACAGCGATCTCGGCCAGGAACTGCAGTCGGATCTGGGCAATATCGGCATCAAGGGTGTCGATCTCTGGTCGCGTCCGCTACGCCAGATCACCAATTCCAAGCTCCCGATCACGTCCCCCGCCGATATGAAGGGCATGAAGCTGCGCGTCCCGAACAACCCGCTGTGGGTCGAGTTTTTCGGCGCCATGGGTGCCGCCCCGACACCGATGGCTTTCGCGGAGGTTTATAACGCCCTGCAGCTGAAAGTCGTCGATGGTCAGGAAAATCCGATCAACGTGCCGGTCAGCGCCAAGCTTTACGAAGTCCAGAAATACGCAACGATCAGCAACCATATCGCCGATGCCTGGGTTCTTGGCATGAATCCGGCACGCTATGATGGCTTGAGCGACGCCTTCAAGGCGGCATTGAATGATGCTGCGATGGAGACGGAAGCCTGGAAAGCCGAGAATGACGCGGCCGATATCGAGAAATCCATCGCAACTCTGAAGGCAAATGGCATGGAGGTCAACGAACTGACCGATGACCAGCGCAAGGCCTTCGTCGATGTCGCGGCCGGTCTCGAGGAAAAATTCTCTGCACTGGTGAAGGACCAGTCCTTCTTCGACCGCACGCGCGCCTTCGCCACCACGAACTGA
- a CDS encoding NAD(P)-dependent oxidoreductase — protein sequence MTSTIHRIAVIGTGIMGAPMAGRLAEGGFQVEAWNRTVEKTAALQSKGISIVERADAAAKDADVVVCMLSSGPVCEAVLLGGGGVVQAMRPGSMLVVMSSIPVETAIAIGEASAARGIACLDAPVSGGEKGAKEGTLAIMAGGDQAAVDRLDPVFACLGRVTHVGPSGSGALTKLANQLIVASTICAVAEALTLAERGGANPARVREALLGGFADSTVFRQHGLRMVERNFAPGGPAKYQVKDTSTALAFARSRGLTLPVGEEVDRLFQAMVDNGDGDLDHSGIIRELQRMNQQ from the coding sequence ATGACCAGCACGATTCATCGCATCGCCGTCATTGGTACTGGCATCATGGGTGCGCCTATGGCCGGTCGCCTGGCTGAAGGAGGCTTCCAGGTTGAGGCCTGGAACCGGACAGTGGAAAAGACCGCTGCTCTTCAGTCGAAAGGTATTTCGATCGTGGAGCGGGCAGACGCCGCAGCGAAAGATGCGGATGTGGTCGTCTGCATGCTCAGCTCCGGCCCGGTTTGCGAAGCGGTATTGCTTGGCGGCGGCGGCGTTGTGCAAGCAATGCGGCCGGGGTCGATGCTGGTCGTTATGAGCTCCATCCCCGTGGAAACGGCCATTGCGATCGGCGAGGCATCTGCAGCACGAGGCATCGCCTGTCTCGATGCACCGGTTTCGGGTGGGGAAAAAGGGGCCAAGGAAGGTACGTTGGCGATTATGGCCGGTGGTGACCAGGCGGCTGTTGACCGCCTCGATCCGGTCTTTGCCTGTCTTGGACGTGTCACGCATGTCGGCCCATCCGGCAGCGGTGCGCTGACGAAGCTTGCAAACCAGCTGATCGTCGCATCGACGATCTGCGCTGTCGCCGAAGCGCTGACGCTGGCAGAGCGTGGCGGAGCGAACCCCGCCCGGGTCCGTGAAGCGTTGCTCGGGGGGTTCGCCGACTCTACCGTCTTCCGGCAGCACGGGCTGCGCATGGTCGAGAGGAATTTTGCGCCCGGCGGTCCTGCGAAATATCAGGTGAAAGACACATCCACGGCGCTGGCTTTTGCGCGAAGCCGTGGCTTGACACTACCGGTCGGCGAGGAGGTTGACCGGCTCTTCCAGGCTATGGTCGATAATGGCGATGGCGATCTGGATCACAGCGGGATCATCCGCGAACTGCAACGCATGAATCAACAATGA
- a CDS encoding putative quinol monooxygenase, whose amino-acid sequence MLNNKAFVVIAEFQVKPSKLAAFLEAARDDAKHSVADEPGCRQFDVIRPEGSDDTVVFYEVYDNRAAFDAHLETPHLGRFREAFPPLIVEERPVRFSERQYP is encoded by the coding sequence ATGCTAAACAACAAGGCCTTCGTCGTGATTGCGGAGTTCCAGGTAAAGCCCAGCAAGCTCGCCGCTTTTCTGGAGGCAGCGCGTGACGACGCGAAACACTCGGTCGCCGATGAGCCGGGTTGCCGACAGTTCGACGTTATCCGCCCGGAAGGTTCCGACGATACGGTCGTCTTCTACGAAGTCTACGACAACCGCGCGGCGTTTGATGCCCATCTGGAAACGCCTCACCTGGGGCGTTTTCGCGAGGCTTTCCCGCCACTGATCGTGGAGGAGAGGCCGGTTCGCTTCTCGGAGCGGCAATATCCTTGA
- a CDS encoding NAD(P)H-dependent oxidoreductase, which yields MNLYSLLSSRAASGRPVRVGLIGAGKFGSMVLAQAQRIDGLHMVAVADLDVGKAKESMNRVGWPKERYSATSSGDAIKNGTTFVTDDVNALFECGDIECIIEATGHPIAGTRHALGAIEHNKHVVMVNVEADVMVGPILAEKARAKGLIYSMAYGDQPALICELVDWARATGFEITSAGKGMNFEPRYRYSTPDTVWGLFGWTEEQVAADNLNPKLYNSFTDGTKAAIEMAAVANGTGLDCPDDGLAFPPAGLHDLARVFRPVADGGRMARSGLVDIAASQEPDGREVFNNIRYGVFVTFKAHNEYARACFKQYGLLTDPSGWYASMWRPFHIIGLETSISVLSAVLRNEPTGSSKEFRGDAVATAKKDMQPGEMLDGEGGYAVWANAIPASRSLDLKALPIGLAHNVKLKRAIKKDQIVSFDDVEIVKDLDVVTLRREMEDRFRPSKIAAE from the coding sequence ATGAATCTCTATTCTCTTCTTTCGTCGCGTGCTGCAAGTGGTAGACCCGTACGGGTCGGGCTGATTGGCGCTGGCAAGTTCGGCTCGATGGTGTTGGCTCAGGCGCAGCGCATCGATGGTCTCCATATGGTTGCTGTTGCCGACCTCGACGTGGGCAAGGCGAAGGAGTCCATGAACCGCGTCGGTTGGCCGAAGGAGCGCTACTCCGCCACCAGCAGTGGCGATGCGATCAAGAATGGCACCACCTTCGTAACCGACGATGTCAACGCATTGTTCGAATGCGGCGATATCGAGTGCATCATTGAAGCGACCGGCCACCCGATTGCCGGCACCCGCCATGCGCTTGGCGCGATCGAACACAACAAGCATGTTGTCATGGTCAATGTCGAGGCTGACGTCATGGTCGGGCCGATCCTCGCGGAAAAAGCCCGTGCCAAGGGCTTGATCTACTCCATGGCTTATGGCGACCAACCAGCACTTATCTGCGAACTGGTCGATTGGGCCAGAGCCACGGGCTTTGAAATCACATCCGCCGGCAAGGGCATGAATTTCGAGCCGCGCTACCGTTATTCCACGCCGGATACGGTCTGGGGCCTGTTCGGCTGGACCGAGGAACAGGTGGCTGCCGACAATCTCAATCCAAAACTCTACAACTCCTTCACCGATGGCACAAAGGCCGCGATCGAGATGGCGGCGGTTGCCAATGGTACGGGCCTTGATTGCCCTGATGACGGCCTCGCATTCCCGCCGGCGGGTCTGCATGACCTGGCTCGGGTCTTCCGTCCGGTCGCCGATGGTGGTCGTATGGCGCGCTCGGGTCTTGTCGATATCGCCGCGAGCCAGGAGCCGGACGGCCGTGAGGTGTTCAACAACATCCGTTACGGCGTCTTCGTCACATTCAAGGCTCATAACGAATATGCGCGTGCCTGCTTCAAGCAGTACGGCCTGCTGACCGATCCGTCGGGCTGGTATGCGTCGATGTGGCGCCCCTTCCACATCATCGGCCTCGAAACGTCGATCAGTGTGCTGTCAGCTGTGCTCCGCAACGAGCCGACCGGATCCTCCAAGGAGTTCCGTGGCGATGCGGTCGCGACTGCAAAGAAGGACATGCAGCCCGGCGAGATGCTGGACGGCGAGGGCGGTTATGCTGTCTGGGCCAATGCCATTCCCGCAAGCCGCAGTCTCGACCTGAAGGCGCTGCCGATCGGCCTTGCACATAATGTTAAGCTCAAGCGCGCGATCAAGAAAGACCAGATCGTGTCGTTCGATGACGTCGAAATCGTCAAGGACCTGGACGTCGTCACACTTCGTCGGGAGATGGAAGATCGTTTCCGCCCCTCCAAGATCGCGGCGGAGTGA
- a CDS encoding proline iminopeptidase-family hydrolase, whose amino-acid sequence MTSCYTVTQYSIPFLSYTTWVRVTTPREGKCVRPPLIVLHGGPGIPHDYCLPMVALCDDQRAVIHYDQIGCGRSSRLPDAPADFWTVELFVDELRNLVDHLGLMGGYHLLGQSWGGMLGPEYVLRHPERVLSMILADSPASMPLWATGTEQLLSQLPADVQATIRQHEAAGTTDSEAYQQAAAEFYRRHVCRVQPYPDVLESSFARLAEDPTVYHTMVGPSEFSAVGTLRNWSVVERLPQITVPSLVLAGEFDEATPVSWEPFVRHIPSVEHHVFRGASHTPHLETPGEFFQVVSDFLKKHDGIKA is encoded by the coding sequence ATGACCAGCTGCTATACCGTCACGCAGTACTCAATTCCGTTTCTCAGCTACACGACATGGGTACGCGTTACCACGCCCCGCGAAGGCAAGTGCGTACGGCCGCCTTTGATCGTTTTACACGGTGGCCCTGGAATACCGCACGACTATTGTCTGCCGATGGTTGCCTTGTGTGATGACCAGCGCGCCGTAATTCATTACGACCAAATAGGGTGCGGCCGCAGCAGCCGTCTGCCGGATGCTCCAGCGGACTTCTGGACCGTCGAGCTTTTCGTCGATGAGCTAAGAAACCTTGTGGACCACCTCGGCTTGATGGGCGGATACCATTTGCTGGGTCAATCATGGGGAGGCATGCTCGGCCCGGAATATGTTCTGCGCCATCCGGAGCGCGTGCTCAGCATGATCCTCGCAGACTCTCCAGCCTCGATGCCCTTGTGGGCGACAGGGACTGAGCAACTACTGTCGCAGCTCCCGGCAGACGTTCAGGCGACTATCCGCCAGCACGAGGCGGCTGGAACGACAGATTCCGAAGCATACCAACAGGCTGCCGCCGAATTCTATAGGCGGCACGTGTGCCGAGTGCAGCCCTATCCGGATGTGTTGGAAAGTAGCTTTGCGCGGTTGGCGGAAGATCCCACCGTCTATCACACTATGGTCGGCCCAAGCGAATTTTCCGCAGTCGGGACGCTCCGAAACTGGTCCGTCGTTGAAAGGCTACCGCAGATAACGGTGCCCTCCTTGGTTCTTGCTGGAGAATTTGACGAAGCGACCCCGGTCTCGTGGGAGCCATTTGTCAGGCACATCCCGTCAGTCGAGCACCATGTCTTCCGTGGCGCGAGCCATACGCCACATTTGGAAACGCCAGGCGAGTTTTTTCAGGTCGTGAGTGACTTCTTGAAAAAGCACGACGGTATCAAGGCCTAA
- a CDS encoding APC family permease — translation MPVLEGNAELSNSANTLESLGYHQELKRTMSLMDVVIYGMIYMVPMAPMAVFGFTSNFSSGMTALVYLVAAIAMLFSALSYKEMAKRYPVAGSVYSYVRFGINSYVGYLAGWAILLDYLLLPALLSVFAASAMTGLWPNVPAWLWVATFVALAAFINLGGITLTATMNKLFLCIQLVVVAIFVGAVGLDLARGTVSLSISPFFNGDVFSWSIVFAAIPIAALSFVGFDAISTLNEEAKGGGETVSTATMIVLVAVTVLFMLQVYLASLYVKPGTIFPEGDATNNAFYTIAGQVGGDWLRIIVTLTSALIAIFANSIASMATSSRLIFSMARDRQLPMVLATVSKKNNAPRNATLLISALSLAIGVFGAEHQGLLTTLVTFGALTAYILLNIAVLYRFGLIDRSPKLFLHWVSPVVGTFILAYALSHADTNAQILGGVWMVAGIAVAIGLHVAGRLDSSREVRT, via the coding sequence ATGCCAGTACTGGAAGGAAATGCCGAACTATCAAACTCGGCGAACACACTAGAGTCTCTCGGGTATCATCAAGAACTTAAGCGAACGATGTCGCTTATGGACGTCGTTATCTATGGAATGATCTATATGGTTCCGATGGCCCCGATGGCCGTCTTTGGGTTCACCTCAAACTTTTCATCCGGCATGACGGCTCTCGTCTATCTGGTCGCCGCAATTGCCATGCTGTTCAGCGCGCTCAGCTACAAGGAAATGGCCAAACGCTATCCGGTCGCCGGCTCGGTCTACTCTTACGTTCGTTTCGGTATAAACAGCTATGTCGGATATCTCGCGGGCTGGGCGATCCTTTTGGATTATCTACTCCTTCCCGCGCTTTTATCGGTATTTGCTGCAAGCGCCATGACAGGACTTTGGCCAAATGTGCCCGCTTGGCTTTGGGTGGCGACTTTCGTCGCACTTGCCGCTTTCATAAATTTAGGTGGCATCACTTTAACGGCTACGATGAACAAATTGTTTCTCTGCATTCAACTGGTTGTGGTCGCAATCTTCGTCGGCGCCGTTGGACTCGACTTGGCACGTGGAACGGTTTCCCTGTCGATAAGCCCGTTCTTCAACGGCGATGTTTTCTCTTGGTCCATTGTATTCGCTGCCATTCCAATCGCAGCACTCAGCTTCGTGGGCTTTGACGCAATATCGACGCTGAACGAAGAGGCTAAGGGCGGTGGCGAAACGGTCTCGACAGCGACAATGATCGTCTTGGTAGCAGTCACGGTTTTGTTCATGCTGCAGGTCTATCTCGCCTCGCTTTATGTGAAGCCGGGCACAATCTTTCCAGAGGGCGATGCGACGAACAACGCGTTCTACACCATCGCTGGTCAGGTCGGGGGAGACTGGCTTCGGATTATCGTAACGCTGACGTCCGCGCTGATCGCAATTTTTGCAAATTCTATCGCATCAATGGCCACATCGTCTCGGCTTATCTTCAGTATGGCGCGCGACCGCCAGCTTCCCATGGTGCTTGCGACCGTAAGCAAAAAGAACAATGCACCCCGCAACGCGACCCTCCTCATATCGGCGCTCTCGCTCGCCATTGGCGTTTTCGGCGCGGAGCATCAGGGCCTGTTGACGACGCTGGTCACATTCGGCGCCCTGACCGCCTACATTTTACTTAACATTGCTGTTCTGTATCGATTTGGCTTGATTGACCGCAGCCCCAAGCTGTTCCTCCACTGGGTTTCTCCGGTAGTCGGCACGTTTATTCTTGCCTACGCACTTTCGCACGCAGACACCAATGCGCAGATCCTCGGTGGCGTCTGGATGGTTGCTGGCATAGCGGTCGCGATTGGCCTTCACGTCGCGGGTCGGCTCGATTCCAGCAGGGAAGTTCGAACCTAG
- a CDS encoding FadR/GntR family transcriptional regulator, whose amino-acid sequence MSDDEVGAKGQDFFQAAGGLKVSTARSELAERIITAIAIGAYSPGEQLPSERDLSEWQGVSRVTVRGALEIVRKRGLLSSKRGRGGGTFVANVDLEQVVMGFTQRMLEAEIPRLREFVDFRCLIAALEARTAAERRSSEQARKLTLILEEFLAAGDPATARRVDVALHQQITIMAGNDQLAALAAELNSKATMGFGAEPYPSHYLQRARDEHTDLVESIVTQDLERAYQSAYRHFALTLEIVEEAFLKSNAGTEVIQR is encoded by the coding sequence ATGTCGGATGATGAAGTTGGCGCTAAAGGCCAGGATTTTTTCCAGGCTGCTGGGGGCCTGAAAGTAAGCACGGCCCGAAGTGAGCTTGCCGAGCGAATAATTACGGCAATTGCAATCGGGGCGTATTCGCCGGGCGAACAGTTGCCTTCGGAACGAGACCTTTCAGAGTGGCAAGGCGTCAGTCGGGTCACCGTCCGCGGGGCACTCGAAATCGTTCGAAAACGAGGGTTATTAAGTTCGAAGCGGGGTCGCGGAGGCGGTACCTTCGTTGCGAATGTAGATCTCGAGCAAGTCGTTATGGGATTCACACAACGAATGCTTGAGGCGGAGATTCCGCGTCTGAGGGAATTCGTCGATTTCCGTTGTCTTATCGCCGCATTGGAAGCACGGACTGCAGCGGAAAGGCGCTCGTCCGAGCAGGCGCGTAAACTGACGCTCATTCTGGAAGAGTTTCTTGCTGCAGGCGATCCCGCCACGGCGCGCCGCGTCGATGTCGCTCTACACCAGCAAATTACGATTATGGCCGGCAATGACCAGCTTGCCGCCTTGGCAGCCGAACTGAATTCGAAAGCAACTATGGGTTTCGGCGCAGAGCCCTATCCCTCCCACTATCTCCAACGAGCGCGCGATGAACATACCGATCTTGTAGAGAGCATTGTCACGCAGGATCTGGAGAGGGCGTACCAGAGTGCGTACAGGCATTTCGCATTAACGCTGGAGATTGTCGAGGAGGCTTTCCTAAAATCAAATGCTGGAACCGAAGTGATTCAGCGGTGA
- a CDS encoding DNA cytosine methyltransferase, whose protein sequence is MRVYKGRAAKLASREGFIPELTNRMRARLQDFADNWEFIGGLGSVADQNGNAVEPTVGQAMGLAMLSALKPQEID, encoded by the coding sequence ATGCGCGTCTACAAAGGCCGCGCCGCCAAACTAGCTTCCAGGGAAGGGTTCATTCCTGAGCTCACGAACCGTATGCGTGCCCGACTGCAGGACTTTGCGGATAACTGGGAATTCATAGGCGGACTGGGAAGCGTTGCCGACCAAAACGGGAACGCGGTCGAGCCGACTGTCGGTCAGGCCATGGGTTTGGCCATGTTGTCAGCGCTCAAGCCGCAAGAGATCGACTAG
- a CDS encoding DJ-1/PfpI family protein codes for MAGKKILMLTGEFTEEYEIFVFQQAMEAIGHTVHVICPDKNAGDLIKTSLHDFEGDQTYTEKLGHFFTINKTFSEAEKQLDQYHAVYAAGGRGPEYIRTDKRVQAIVRHFHETQKPIFTICHGVQILIAVDGVVRGKKVAALGACEPEVTLAGGTYIDLSPTEAYVDGTMVSAKGWTALAAFIRECLKVLGTEIRHSEDVAKAA; via the coding sequence ATGGCAGGCAAGAAGATACTGATGCTAACCGGTGAGTTCACCGAAGAATACGAGATATTTGTTTTCCAGCAGGCGATGGAAGCGATCGGACATACGGTACACGTCATCTGCCCGGATAAGAACGCCGGCGATCTCATCAAAACCTCGCTTCACGACTTCGAGGGTGACCAGACATACACGGAAAAACTCGGCCATTTCTTCACCATCAACAAGACGTTTTCAGAGGCCGAAAAGCAACTCGATCAGTATCACGCGGTCTACGCTGCAGGTGGCCGCGGACCGGAGTACATTCGAACCGACAAGCGGGTGCAGGCTATCGTCCGGCATTTCCACGAGACGCAGAAGCCGATCTTCACCATCTGCCACGGCGTTCAGATCCTGATCGCAGTCGATGGTGTGGTGCGCGGCAAGAAGGTCGCGGCGCTTGGAGCCTGCGAGCCTGAGGTGACGCTGGCGGGCGGTACCTATATCGATCTTTCGCCGACTGAAGCCTATGTCGATGGGACCATGGTGTCGGCAAAGGGCTGGACTGCTTTGGCCGCGTTCATCAGGGAATGCCTGAAGGTTCTCGGCACGGAGATCCGCCACAGCGAGGACGTTGCAAAAGCAGCTTGA